A single Microbacterium protaetiae DNA region contains:
- a CDS encoding TetR/AcrR family transcriptional regulator — translation MTEQARRGRPGYDREQILQVAVMLFIEQGYDATSVAQLAERLGLTKSALYHHFASKEELLSVALEQALGGLEAVLETDQATAGTAAERLAAVLRGAVQVLSARLPAVTLLLRVRGNSDTERAALARRRAFDRKVTSLVRAAQHEGSVRADIDASVATRLVFGMVNSLIEWYRPTGGEGADQLAADVLAVALDGLRTR, via the coding sequence GTGACCGAACAGGCCAGACGCGGGCGCCCCGGGTACGACCGGGAGCAGATTCTGCAGGTCGCCGTGATGCTGTTCATCGAGCAGGGCTACGACGCGACCTCGGTCGCGCAGCTCGCCGAGCGTCTCGGACTGACCAAGTCGGCCCTGTACCACCACTTCGCCTCGAAGGAAGAGCTGCTCTCCGTTGCGCTCGAGCAGGCCCTGGGCGGGCTGGAGGCGGTGCTCGAAACCGATCAGGCCACGGCCGGCACGGCCGCCGAGCGCCTGGCCGCCGTCCTGCGCGGTGCGGTGCAGGTGCTGTCGGCGCGATTGCCCGCGGTCACGCTGCTGCTGCGCGTGCGCGGCAACAGCGACACCGAGCGCGCGGCCCTCGCGCGCCGCCGCGCCTTCGACCGAAAGGTCACCTCGCTCGTGCGCGCAGCGCAGCACGAGGGCTCGGTGCGCGCCGACATCGATGCGTCGGTGGCCACCCGCTTGGTCTTCGGCATGGTCAACTCGCTCATCGAGTGGTACCGGCCCACCGGCGGTGAGGGCGCCGACCAGCTGGCCGCCGACGTGCTCGCCGTCGCCCTGGACGGCCTGCGCACGCGCTGA
- the paaZ gene encoding phenylacetic acid degradation bifunctional protein PaaZ — MDATLPSYVDGDWWMPRSGVDAAVVRDASTGEEVARISSEGIDLAGALAYAREAGQRSLGELTFHQRALLLKQFAQVLTEHKDQLYELATTAGATVRDSMIDVDGGIGVLFTYGSKGRRELPNAHVLLDGPAEQLSKDGSFLGRHVYTRLPGVVVQINAFNFPTWGPFEKLAPAFLAGVPTLIKPATPTAHLTEAWVRILVDSGLVPDGALQLVSGPLPGVFELLRLGDAVAFTGSASTAAALRAQTPDGVRFFSETDSINASVLGPDAVPGTPVFDAYIRQLFTELTAKAGQKCTAIRRAIVPAASIDAVVEALRARLDEKLVLGDPRAQGVTMGPLVSLAQTHEVITQVDHLVSAGGRLLLGSTDAPDVVRADGTTGPAPDGAFVAPMLIGFGPDAPDAAHEVEAFGPVSTVIGYSSVAEAAALVNRGGGSLVTSVATDDEGVARELFERVAPYNGRVLMLDSADARTSTGHGSPVPHLVHGGPGRAGGGEELGGIRAVQHFMQRTAVQGSPDMLTALTGVWYSGARVHTDGEHPFRKPLSRLRVGDRFASGQREVTLDDIETFAHFTGDTFYAHMDQQAAAANPFFPGRVAHGYLLISFAAGLFVDPAPGPVLANYGLEDLRFVTPVSPGDAIRVELTAKQITPRETDDYGEVRWDAVIRNQRDELVASYDVLTLVAKQ; from the coding sequence ATGGATGCAACGCTGCCGAGCTATGTCGACGGGGACTGGTGGATGCCGCGCAGCGGCGTAGATGCAGCGGTGGTGCGCGACGCATCCACGGGCGAGGAGGTCGCCCGTATCTCCAGCGAGGGAATCGATCTGGCCGGTGCGCTCGCCTATGCGCGAGAGGCCGGTCAGCGGTCGCTGGGCGAGTTGACCTTCCATCAGCGGGCCCTGCTGCTCAAGCAGTTCGCGCAGGTGCTGACCGAGCACAAGGACCAGCTGTACGAGTTGGCCACGACGGCCGGTGCCACCGTGCGCGACTCGATGATCGACGTCGACGGCGGCATCGGCGTGCTTTTCACGTACGGGTCGAAGGGCCGCCGCGAGTTGCCCAACGCCCACGTGCTGCTGGACGGACCGGCCGAGCAGCTGTCGAAGGACGGCTCTTTTCTCGGCCGCCACGTGTACACGCGGCTGCCAGGCGTGGTCGTGCAGATCAACGCCTTCAACTTTCCGACCTGGGGCCCGTTCGAAAAGCTCGCGCCGGCGTTCCTGGCGGGCGTGCCGACGTTGATCAAGCCCGCAACGCCGACGGCGCACCTGACCGAAGCGTGGGTGCGCATCCTCGTGGATTCGGGTCTGGTTCCCGACGGCGCCCTACAACTCGTCTCGGGACCACTGCCCGGGGTGTTCGAGCTGCTGCGGCTGGGGGATGCCGTGGCCTTCACCGGTTCCGCATCCACGGCAGCGGCGCTGCGCGCGCAGACACCCGACGGGGTGCGGTTCTTCAGCGAGACCGACTCGATCAACGCGTCGGTGCTCGGCCCCGACGCGGTGCCCGGCACGCCCGTGTTCGACGCATACATCCGCCAGCTGTTCACCGAGCTGACGGCCAAGGCCGGGCAGAAGTGCACGGCCATCCGTCGTGCGATAGTGCCGGCGGCATCCATCGACGCCGTCGTGGAGGCGCTGCGCGCCCGGCTCGACGAAAAACTTGTGCTGGGCGACCCGCGGGCCCAGGGCGTGACGATGGGCCCGCTGGTCTCTCTCGCGCAGACTCACGAGGTGATCACTCAGGTTGATCACCTGGTGAGCGCGGGGGGCCGGCTGCTGCTCGGCTCGACGGACGCGCCCGATGTGGTGCGCGCCGACGGGACGACCGGGCCCGCCCCCGACGGGGCGTTCGTCGCGCCGATGCTCATCGGTTTCGGGCCCGACGCGCCCGATGCTGCGCACGAGGTGGAGGCGTTCGGGCCGGTGTCGACGGTGATCGGGTACAGCTCGGTGGCAGAAGCCGCCGCGCTGGTGAACCGGGGCGGCGGGTCGCTCGTGACCAGCGTCGCCACCGACGACGAGGGCGTCGCCCGCGAGCTGTTCGAGCGCGTCGCGCCGTACAACGGCCGCGTGCTGATGCTCGACTCCGCTGACGCACGCACCTCGACCGGGCACGGCTCACCGGTGCCGCACCTCGTGCACGGCGGCCCGGGGCGCGCGGGTGGCGGGGAGGAGTTGGGCGGCATTCGCGCGGTGCAGCACTTCATGCAGCGCACGGCCGTGCAGGGCTCGCCCGACATGCTCACGGCACTGACCGGGGTGTGGTATTCCGGCGCCCGGGTGCACACCGACGGCGAGCATCCCTTCCGCAAACCGCTGTCACGGCTGCGTGTGGGCGACCGGTTCGCGTCGGGTCAGCGCGAGGTGACGCTCGACGACATCGAGACGTTCGCGCACTTCACCGGCGACACGTTCTATGCGCACATGGACCAGCAGGCCGCAGCGGCGAACCCGTTCTTCCCCGGACGGGTCGCGCACGGCTATCTGCTCATCTCGTTTGCGGCGGGGCTGTTCGTCGACCCCGCGCCCGGCCCGGTGCTGGCCAATTACGGACTCGAGGATCTGCGCTTCGTCACGCCCGTCTCACCGGGCGACGCCATCCGCGTCGAGCTCACCGCCAAGCAGATCACGCCGCGAGAGACCGATGACTACGGCGAGGTGCGCTGGGATGCCGTGATCCGCAACCAGCGCGACGAGCTCGTCGCGTCGTACGACGTGCTGACCCTGGTGGCCAAGCAGTAG